In one Chloroflexota bacterium genomic region, the following are encoded:
- a CDS encoding MFS transporter — MTSVASTWGRAFSALRHRNFRLFFFGQLVSLIGSWMQSTALQWLVYNLTGSQTSLGLVTFANFLPVLLFSLFMGVLIDRFPRRRLLLFTQTWFMVLAVVLAVLTWAGVIQFWHILVLSLLLGLGNALDMPGRQAFVVEMVDDDKDDLLNAISLNSTLFNLARIIGPGIGGMVVAALGEAPAFAINAITFLAIIVSLLLMRLPPPVLEARAENPLGNLKQGLGYLLGERTILGLVTMVALFSMAGFGALTLLPVFAKDILHTGATGFGNLMAAQGVGALAGALSLIFLGERWHKGRALLASRVFIGPALMGLALSRNPLLSMALMVVLGYTFTTQLVLTNTLIQMLVPDALRGRVMSAYTWALGGFYPVGALAIGALGDHIGAPAAAFLAGAVCAGLIALNMVAFPRMQRLR, encoded by the coding sequence ATGACCAGCGTTGCTTCCACCTGGGGGCGCGCTTTCAGCGCCCTCCGCCACCGCAACTTCCGCCTCTTCTTCTTCGGCCAACTGGTTTCCCTCATCGGCTCGTGGATGCAATCCACCGCCCTCCAGTGGCTGGTCTATAACCTCACCGGCTCTCAGACCAGCCTCGGCCTGGTCACTTTTGCCAACTTCCTGCCCGTATTGCTCTTTTCGCTATTCATGGGGGTACTCATCGACCGTTTCCCCCGCCGACGGCTGTTGCTTTTCACCCAAACCTGGTTCATGGTATTGGCGGTGGTGCTGGCCGTGCTCACCTGGGCGGGCGTCATTCAATTCTGGCACATTCTGGTGCTCTCTTTGTTGCTGGGGCTGGGGAACGCCCTCGACATGCCCGGTCGGCAGGCCTTCGTGGTCGAAATGGTAGACGACGACAAAGACGACCTGCTCAACGCCATCAGCCTGAACTCGACCCTGTTCAACCTGGCACGCATCATCGGGCCGGGCATCGGCGGCATGGTCGTCGCTGCGCTAGGCGAAGCGCCTGCCTTCGCCATCAACGCCATCACTTTCCTCGCCATCATCGTTTCGCTGCTGCTCATGCGCCTGCCCCCGCCAGTGCTGGAAGCCCGCGCCGAAAACCCTCTCGGCAACCTCAAACAGGGCCTGGGCTATCTGTTAGGGGAACGCACCATCTTGGGGCTGGTGACCATGGTCGCACTTTTCAGCATGGCCGGCTTTGGAGCACTCACCTTGTTGCCGGTGTTCGCCAAAGACATCTTGCACACGGGGGCAACGGGCTTCGGCAACCTGATGGCCGCGCAAGGCGTCGGCGCGCTCGCCGGGGCGCTCAGCCTCATTTTCCTGGGGGAACGCTGGCACAAAGGGCGCGCCTTGCTGGCCAGCCGCGTCTTCATTGGCCCCGCGCTGATGGGGCTGGCCCTTAGCCGCAACCCTCTCTTGAGCATGGCACTGATGGTGGTGCTGGGCTACACCTTCACCACCCAGTTGGTGCTCACCAACACCCTCATCCAGATGCTGGTGCCCGACGCGCTGCGCGGGCGGGTGATGAGCGCCTACACCTGGGCGCTGGGGGGCTTTTATCCCGTGGGGGCGCTGGCCATCGGCGCGCTGGGCGACCATATCGGCGCGCCTGCGGCCGCCTTCCTGGCCGGGGCTGTGTGCGCAGGCTTGATTGCGCTCAACATGGTGGCCTTCCCCCGGATGCAACGCCTGCGCTGA
- the pbpC gene encoding penicillin-binding protein 1C has translation MPHFPPRPVRHLMAFLALALLGLGALWLGLTLATLPDPTRALAAAPTVPSIRITDRKGRLLYEALPAEARYTPLPASSIPQCLKDATLAVEDPTFYTNPGLDFRGLARALWQNLRAGRVVSGGSTITQQVARNLLLSPQERRQRTLRRKLRETWLAWELTHRLTKDQILALYLNTTYYGGFAYGAEAAAQTYFGKPAAQLTLPECALLAGLPQAPAVYDPFTHPEAARARQHTVLDLMVRHGFLTPEARRRALAVPLTYNPIPYPMRAPHFVWMVLQRIQTLQAQGRLPTNVPLEVRTTLDLDIQTLAEEAVARQLDTLQRDRDRHVNDAAVVVLDAQTGALRALVGSAGYGQRAAEGAINMATTPRPTGSAFKPIIYAAALQPHQPFPWTEATVLWDVPTTFHTADGTPYTPENYDRRYHGPVTVRQALASSLNIPAVLTLQHVGIAKALEVARALGITSLEDAEHYDLSLALGGGEVSLLELTNAYIAFATDGYFRPYQWLYEVRAPQGSILYRPSPPHATPVWDPRVAWLISDILSDDTARTLGFPRHTSLEVGFPAAVKTGTSSGFHDNWTVGYTPRWVVGVWVGNADFQAMRQVDGLTGAAPIWHQVIRTLEADQPPKAFSRPAGLVQVRVCTLSGLLPTPACPETHLAWFLEGTAPTRPDDVYRRVTVSTPDGPQTITALNLPPRAWNWARAHGWPLVQDLPALSPTTEGEPNAAVRLLSPANGSAYRLAPDLSSEAQEIQVVAETAWAGARLRLWADDALLATCPAPKCEAWWPLQPGEHHFWAEVLPADSGPPQRSPTSTITVTP, from the coding sequence ATGCCTCACTTCCCCCCACGCCCTGTGCGCCATCTGATGGCCTTCCTCGCCCTGGCCCTGCTGGGGCTGGGGGCGCTCTGGCTGGGCCTGACGCTTGCCACCCTGCCCGACCCCACGCGCGCGCTTGCTGCCGCGCCCACCGTACCCAGCATCCGCATCACCGATCGCAAAGGCCGCCTGCTCTACGAAGCGCTGCCTGCCGAAGCGCGTTACACTCCCCTACCAGCGAGCAGCATCCCCCAATGTCTCAAAGACGCCACCCTGGCGGTGGAAGACCCCACCTTTTACACCAACCCCGGCCTCGATTTCCGCGGCCTGGCGCGCGCCCTGTGGCAAAACCTGCGCGCCGGCCGCGTGGTTTCCGGCGGCAGCACCATCACCCAGCAAGTGGCCCGCAACCTCTTGCTTTCCCCCCAGGAACGCCGCCAACGCACGCTACGCCGCAAACTGCGCGAAACCTGGCTCGCCTGGGAACTCACCCACCGCCTCACCAAGGACCAAATCCTCGCCCTTTACCTCAACACCACCTACTACGGGGGCTTTGCTTATGGGGCGGAAGCCGCAGCACAGACCTACTTCGGCAAGCCCGCCGCCCAGCTCACCCTGCCGGAATGCGCGCTGCTGGCGGGGCTTCCCCAGGCGCCAGCGGTTTATGACCCCTTCACCCACCCGGAAGCCGCCCGCGCCCGGCAGCACACCGTGCTGGATCTGATGGTGCGCCACGGCTTCCTGACGCCGGAAGCGCGCCGCCGCGCCCTCGCCGTCCCGCTGACCTACAACCCCATCCCCTACCCCATGCGCGCGCCTCACTTCGTCTGGATGGTGCTGCAACGCATCCAGACGCTGCAGGCGCAAGGCCGCCTGCCCACCAACGTGCCCCTCGAAGTGCGCACCACCTTAGACCTGGACATTCAAACCCTGGCCGAAGAAGCCGTAGCACGGCAGTTGGACACCCTGCAGCGCGACCGAGACCGCCACGTGAACGACGCGGCGGTGGTGGTCTTGGATGCCCAAACGGGAGCGCTGCGCGCGCTGGTCGGCAGTGCAGGCTACGGCCAACGCGCTGCCGAAGGCGCCATCAACATGGCGACCACACCGCGCCCCACTGGCTCGGCTTTCAAGCCCATCATTTACGCCGCTGCCCTCCAACCTCACCAGCCTTTCCCCTGGACCGAAGCCACCGTGCTCTGGGACGTCCCCACCACCTTCCACACCGCCGACGGCACGCCCTACACCCCCGAAAACTACGACCGCCGTTACCACGGCCCCGTCACCGTGCGGCAGGCGTTGGCCTCTTCGCTCAACATCCCCGCAGTGCTCACCTTGCAACACGTGGGCATCGCCAAAGCGTTGGAAGTCGCGCGCGCCCTCGGCATCACCTCGCTGGAAGACGCCGAGCACTATGACCTTTCCCTCGCGCTGGGCGGCGGCGAAGTCTCGCTGCTGGAACTCACCAATGCCTACATCGCCTTCGCCACCGATGGCTATTTCCGCCCATATCAATGGCTATACGAAGTGCGCGCCCCCCAGGGAAGCATCCTCTATCGCCCATCGCCCCCCCACGCCACACCGGTCTGGGACCCGCGGGTCGCGTGGTTGATCTCCGACATCCTCTCCGACGACACCGCCCGCACCCTGGGCTTCCCACGCCACACCTCGCTGGAAGTCGGCTTCCCCGCGGCGGTGAAAACCGGCACCTCCTCCGGCTTTCACGACAACTGGACAGTGGGCTACACCCCTCGCTGGGTGGTGGGCGTATGGGTCGGTAATGCCGATTTCCAGGCCATGCGCCAGGTGGACGGGCTGACCGGCGCGGCCCCCATCTGGCACCAGGTTATCCGCACGCTGGAAGCCGACCAACCACCGAAAGCCTTCTCGCGCCCCGCAGGGCTGGTGCAGGTGCGTGTGTGCACCCTTTCGGGATTGTTGCCCACGCCGGCGTGCCCCGAAACCCATCTTGCCTGGTTCCTGGAAGGCACCGCCCCCACCCGGCCCGACGACGTCTACCGCCGGGTGACCGTGAGCACCCCTGACGGCCCACAAACCATCACCGCGCTCAACCTGCCGCCCCGCGCCTGGAATTGGGCACGCGCTCACGGCTGGCCGCTGGTGCAAGACCTCCCCGCCCTTTCCCCCACCACCGAGGGCGAACCAAACGCCGCCGTGCGGCTGCTCTCGCCCGCCAACGGCAGCGCGTACCGTCTCGCGCCCGACCTCTCCAGCGAAGCGCAGGAAATCCAGGTCGTGGCCGAAACCGCCTGGGCCGGGGCGCGGTTGCGCCTCTGGGCCGACGATGCGCTGCTGGCAACCTGCCCTGCCCCGAAGTGTGAAGCGTGGTGGCCGTTGCAACCGGGGGAACACCACTTCTGGGCAGAAGTCCTCCCTGCCGACAGCGGACCGCCGCAGCGCAGCCCCACCAGCACCATTACCGTCACGCCCTGA
- a CDS encoding PAS domain S-box protein, with translation MMEDMRPEDIVGEYQEYTLTYYDGTSRKVLVTDIEAPYPDGKLIVSTTDLQGIIVHANQAFVDMSGYSREELIGQPHYILRHPDMPRAAFRDMWETIQAGKTWRGYVKNLRKDGGYYLVYATVMPNFKDGKIVGYTSVRRKPSRRKMEEALREYARIRAEEEGA, from the coding sequence ATTATGGAAGATATGCGTCCGGAAGACATTGTGGGGGAATACCAGGAATACACCCTGACTTACTACGACGGCACCAGCCGCAAGGTCCTGGTGACGGACATCGAAGCCCCTTATCCCGATGGCAAATTGATCGTTTCGACTACCGATTTGCAGGGGATTATCGTCCATGCCAATCAGGCTTTTGTGGATATGTCGGGTTATAGCCGTGAAGAACTCATCGGCCAGCCGCACTACATTTTGCGCCACCCCGATATGCCCAGGGCCGCTTTCCGCGATATGTGGGAGACCATCCAGGCAGGGAAGACCTGGCGCGGCTACGTCAAAAACCTTCGCAAGGATGGTGGTTACTATCTCGTGTATGCCACGGTGATGCCCAATTTCAAAGATGGCAAAATCGTGGGCTATACGTCGGTGCGGCGCAAGCCCTCGCGCCGCAAAATGGAAGAGGCGCTGCGGGAATACGCCCGCATTCGGGCGGAGGAGGAAGGCGCATGA
- a CDS encoding phosphate/phosphite/phosphonate ABC transporter substrate-binding protein produces MTFQLTVSPDFPPNRIAGWYIFNTWLQKALDLPIHLELYPSFEAQREAIGQGKVDLIYANPYDAAMLIREKGFTALARPQGKMDEAVVVAAADAPYDTVDDLEPGLRLAVTNDPAVNLLGMMMLEPAELDASNLEVRQVESYPVAVKLLLQGEADMAFLLKEALEKLTATTRRQLKVLVDSQIGDLYHAFLVGPRLADKHEAVRSALVNMHTEAKGKDVLENLGFPAWEAVSADEAEFMMNLVEALK; encoded by the coding sequence ATGACTTTTCAGTTGACCGTCAGCCCTGATTTCCCTCCCAACCGCATTGCCGGGTGGTACATCTTCAACACCTGGTTGCAGAAGGCGTTGGACTTACCCATTCATCTCGAACTCTACCCTTCGTTTGAGGCGCAGCGGGAAGCCATTGGGCAAGGGAAGGTGGACCTGATCTACGCCAACCCTTATGATGCCGCCATGCTGATTCGGGAAAAAGGCTTCACCGCCCTTGCCCGTCCGCAGGGGAAGATGGACGAGGCCGTCGTGGTCGCGGCTGCCGATGCGCCGTATGATACCGTGGATGACCTCGAGCCTGGCCTGCGCCTGGCAGTGACCAACGACCCGGCCGTCAATTTGCTGGGCATGATGATGTTGGAACCGGCTGAACTGGACGCCTCGAACCTGGAAGTGCGCCAGGTCGAGAGCTATCCGGTGGCCGTAAAGTTACTGCTCCAGGGCGAAGCCGATATGGCCTTTCTGCTCAAAGAGGCGCTGGAAAAACTGACCGCGACCACCCGCAGGCAGTTGAAAGTGCTGGTCGATAGCCAGATCGGCGACCTTTACCATGCTTTCCTGGTAGGGCCTCGGCTGGCCGATAAGCATGAAGCCGTTCGCTCGGCGCTGGTGAACATGCACACAGAGGCCAAAGGCAAAGACGTGCTGGAAAATCTGGGCTTCCCTGCCTGGGAGGCCGTTTCGGCCGATGAGGCTGAGTTC